ctactcgaccaatcataatATTATTGTTGCAGTGCATACGTTCTGTCTCTCACgagcgcacgcgtatagcttatctatgtaatgctaggtctatgactgAATAGTTCTCAAGTCAAAGGCAAATTTGTCGTCTCACACTGTAACATACGTTTTTAAGAAGAAATGTACTAACTTATactaatttaaactaacacgattttcactcataattttaaaactaacacgggacttaatcgcgtacaaacttacgtttatttatgacctgacgtttcgaacgtgacgttacgttcgtggtcacaggcagacgaGGAATGGTATCAATATCTtaccgcgcgggttttgcgaactacccgcacttggtcttgattattaacttgtacgctatgTCACTTTGcttacacacaacactcacgacatccgatggtatgtggtgggatgttttttcccccttacatttgctaattactggattccacgaagacgaaatcccctgtccctcattttgattgaaatttcgatgttttctgatttcaattgcttcacgtaCCATCCTGCTGTAGTAAAGACGTTCCGTCATGCTTTTTACTCAGTATCGGAATTTCTGAACATTAAGTTTGATATTCAAAActttagttagtatttattaataatactgatacaaactacaattagcctcatgcatgaagtttatatttgaacgaaatatgttttattcggatgtttgttaccgttatatcatgttacaaatgcatttccgtttttaaattaccatttaattacttaaaattataaataaaaagtacaaaaatttgcccgcgaaaagctagtgagcgaaacgctcaaaacgccacgtgacgtcacgcgttcgacagattagtgtcattagtagcaaatgtcagttgggccgcccaacgtgtgacgtcatcacgctctgtcgaattcgcgccaaaaattatgagcgtttcaaccgctcaaaaattttcaacattttaaatattttttaataaaataatgttaacgtttacaaaagtatttttatcatttccggtgttccaacgatataaattatgaatccaaaaataaaaataaattcatgcatggagctaattggccTTTCTCGAATGCCCGTTGTAATAATACATTTGAGGTATAGCAATGTGTAATACGCTATTATTTACTGTATATTAAACActtattagtttataattattttgttattgacATACCATGTACTACTTTATGGCAAATTAActgaaacatatttattttacaatgttaATCAGgaatattacaaatttaatagATTAACGTAGGTACCCCTCTGGTGtcgcgggtgtccatgggcgacgggtAATCGCTTACCGTCATGCGATGTATCTGCTCGTTTGGctactgtttttttataaagtatttTGACAACAGAACGGCGTGTCTCCGTTGAATTGTCTGCTGATGGCACGTGACCTGACCCGCGTCTGTATCTCATGGCGTATATTGGTAAAGTGAACGATTACGTATTTCTTATTACAGTTATTACTATCCTAAACCTATGTCTATTGattaaatcaaaatcaaatcaaaatttatttatttgtaaacataggttaactataggtcttatacaataatttatgtttcactatgttttgccatttggcatacaaatataaccaagaagagatggagcatgcactaattataacagatgtcaaacgaaagtaatatgttaaatgtcaaacaaaataagtgtactaaattgaaaattatattaattgaattataaactaaaagtgtacttaaaactaaaacaacttaaattcaaaatatgtcgAGTAAATATTCCATTATCGAATAGTATGCTTTTTGTACCAAAAAGTCATACAGGCATTTCTTAAATTCAGTTACATTATctattgcaataatatgttttagcaacttattgtatattttgggtgCCATCCCAAAGATACTTTTAGCAAGCAAAGCCGAGTTCACGGATTGGATGTAAATTTTTTCGCATCTGCGAGCACTTTTAAACATTGAAAATTGATCGATGTTGTTTTAATGTAAACCGCAGTTTCAAAAATGTATAGACATGGCAGGGTTAGCGCCACTTATGGACTATCTCGTTAACTACGTACCCTGGTGGGTGCGTAAAGTAGGTAAGCCATCGAGGGTTCGATAGGGAATAGAGGGTgtcccatagatggcgctgttaacgcAAGTTAACATCTGCTCTGGTATCGGcatcggcagtttgccccggaacctccgaaacacccTTCGGCCACAAGTGCACTCGATGTAACATAATAAAAGCATGTACTGTTTCAGATGAAGACCCACTTATAAAGTCGGAGGCGTGTGATGCGCCGAGTGACCCGTCGGCGGCGGGTGAGTTCACAGTTCACACCACAAGCGCCACtttcaccatcccactaacccggggttaatcggttaaacctggagtaaAACTACCCTGAATTATATTCAAAACGCAAAGACGTAATAGGAACAACGTGAAATGCGTTGTAAGAACATACTCTTGCCACCAGCCTCACGACTTAAGATGCTCTCAACCGGGCCTTTTGTAATGtcgataaaaatatacaataaattgccGGGAGAATTAAAAGAAGAATCAAGTGAAACAGCATTTATTCGCAAGCTTAAACAATTTCTATTGTCCAAATGTTATTATTCTCTAAATGAATACTTAGAAGAAATTGTAACTAATACCTAGAATTAAGTGAAacctagatttattttattattatgaaagtgCTTATCTCCTTATTTGCTGCGCCCAACAGGGTACATAATGCgatcaataattatattatattccatCTGACCTGTGTAACAATTATgtgcaataaatgattgattgattgagttaccatggttaccagtaaaatttgacactgggttaacggtttaacaggttaaccccagtttagtgggatggtgcaagtggtagTGGGGGAAGTAAGTGCAGAAATGTATGGAGAATGGAGCtatatgcacttttgtctcaggccgcttggcacgattgttccttggATCATATAAGCTGATTTAATGCCGtattaatgagggctaccgtctttgtgctcaccagttggcgccactgtagatgtaggtccagaaaaacagatctcaaaattcttctatgcttatttttataaaatcaatacgttcttatatacacaaaggtattttaacatctagatgtgtaattttttcaacgtcttttaattttgcatatgttttagttggcactttttttaaaccactaacatttattgagctatatctattgtttaccatgattaatcaaagacggacaaagatttaccacaattatgaataaggagtgaaaattccccataaaaaagcttgaaaccccccaaacttctatgcatttgacattttgaaagacctccatctacactagcgcccctagcggcgaaattaaacgcggtagccctcattcctCGTCGTTATGAGTGCTGCAGGTAGTAGGTGAAACAAAACGCAAGGTGGATCGCCTAGGCGTCCCTTCCCTCCTTCCTTTGTGAGGGTAGACTATACTACGCAGATACTAAAATGCTAGATTTTTCCAAACGAACTTCCATTTTATTACAAAAGCAGTATGATTGAgtagtatcatagagtaacttatactagagcggtactgtcatagtaaattttgtaaccacagtaaattcactgccatctgtcgacacactttaaaactaaaattgaagatttgtaaaaatacgataaaatgtttttaaatatagataaatgatttattttatttgcattaattattttgttgattttgacccatgttctttcactgatatgcgttaaaattgttaaataacaaacgaaaccgtcaacgccatctatacgactgtaggccaaaactagtagcgccctctgaacgagaatcaaattttcttgattttcgaggcacgttttgtccttagactgtatccatctattacggagttatatctatctttggtagtatgTAGGCCAATCGTATGTACCTTCTTTTATAGTATCTAAGATGGGAtcccgttgtttgacataattatcgaaagtcataatgtaatgattgtcagattatagttagtcataattctaaaaccgttaacttttcaggagatctgtataataacaaattttattcattaatattaagaaatatatttaaattgttcgaatataaaaaaatacttgtgtTAAGTTTTAGAAGTCACCCCTTTCATTGAGCCCATACAGTTTGTTGAATCCCATCGTAGTCAGTCCTATCCACTATAGCCAGAGAGTTcaacttatatttttatccaGTGATGGCGGAGCCGGCGCCCACATCCGCATGCAAGCCTACGCACAGTGGAGAAAAACTATACGCTTGCGAAGACTGTGGCAAACATTTTAGAAATAAGTATACTTTAAGAAAACACATACAACACACTCATTTATCGTCCGGACCGGAACATCAAAGACATAATAGTAAGAAACTGTATAAGTGTAGCCATTGCGATTACAACTCCATTCGGAAATCAAATTTACTTGCTCACGAGAGGAGACACACCGGGGACAAACCATATACATGTAGTTACTGTGATTTTAAATGCAGTCATAAATCGACCATACGAAAACATCTAATGACGCATACAAACGAACCAAAGAAATTTAAATGTATCGATTGTAACTACGAGTGTAGCCAGAAAGGACACCTAATAAGGCATCAAATGAtacacactggtgaaaagccTTTTTcatgtagccactgtgatttcAAGTGCAGTGATAAgtcaagtttaaaaaaacaccaaatgattcatactggggcgaagccatttaAATGTAGCGATTGTGGCTACGAGTGTAGGCAGAAATCGAACCTACACAGACATCAGTTAAAACATGTTGAGAAGCCTTTAATGTAGTTACGTGATTACAAATGCAATACAAACACATCAAATGGTAGTCAGTTATTGTGACTACGAGTAAGTAGAAGGAAAACCTACTTAGATACGTCGATACACACTTGTGAAAAGCCTTATTCATGTAGCTACTGTCATTACACACGCTGATAATATTCTATAgtatgtcaaaggactgtctcatttcaaacatagacagagagaatcatactatctttgtcttacactagtactagcacccaaaagaaaaggatgagtatagatttctttttgttcttatttactgccaatttggtttgaccaactatagaagcCTATGCCAGTAATCCGGAAACGGagcaatttgtattttttttttactccaaGGTTTCTATGTTTTTATACGTAAGTTCCACCAtgtttacagatttttttataaatacatataataaagcctAAGAatcgtattttattatttaccgtcgtttgtacagtcgccatcagatatattggcgtgtagaggcgtgttcagatatttgttagcaccttggccgctccgatatatctgatggcgcctGTACATCGAACAGCAATTCCATGGACACATTGTTAATGGAATTTTCAACTTTAGATGGGTGTACCATTATGGTCATGTTTGCCATTAAGTTTGATTGAAAATCCCTTTTTtacctcatttttagggttccgtacctcaaaaagaagaaacggaacacttataggatcactcgtgcgtctgtctgtccgtctgtcacaactgttctccgaaactactggaccaattaagttgatatttggtatacatatgtaagtttgtgacccaaagacggacatgtaacgtaaacaaatgaattttaaacatggggggccacttttggggggtaaataagaaaattaaaaaataaagtttttcaaactatactgtgttacatatcaaatgaaagagctcattgtgagcaTCTCAaacgtatattttttataattttaggattaacagtttataagttattcaaaaaaataggcaaaaaattaccattctccccctttatctccgaaacaactgagtatacaattttgaaaaaaatacataaaatagttctttaactatagatgacaggaaaacctattacaaatatgcagtcaagcgtgagtcggacttaattacttagtttttgatccgaccccgggttttttagacatttcatgcatgtttcacataaaaaatacattgtttaagttgtgtaatgtacggaacccttggaacgcgagtccgactcgcacttggcctgttttttatctataaaactaaaaaattcaactgtatTCGGATAATTACGAATGTTAAAAACCGTCAGATAATTCCGAAAAGGGCCTCTTATTATCATGGAATTTTGGGCTATTTTCATCGGATTATCGGAATTATCCGACATACGAAATTACCCGAATACCCTACTGTGTATATACTGAACgtaataagtatatttatatttcattctGCTTTCGAAAGATACCTCACACGTATACGTCCAATGCacaattaccgcactagtgtggtaaattagcaccatatATAATGTAAAGAATATGTACTTACACTTAATAATCCGCCTCTAAACCAGCCAgactccgatggctcgggcacgtagtccggatcGGTGAAGATCGTGCAGTCTGGAgagcgtactctggagtaccaaattgccgaagaccgtctggacgccgtAGGTaccgccacagaataagtaatagtactaccgtacagaaaggaaacttcctacaaacccgaagtttgacaacggttcagggtcgaatcatgctgtccttttctaatatatggcactatccctttcggctatttagggttgtcaaaattcaagtcattatcttatctgtggccGTGCATgtaaagggacgtcaagttgtgctaaccctaataattgctcggagcaatgctgagccgaacggaacCGAGTTTgaccgaagcgaggagtttcgcacccctggtaccgctggagagacgaagtgcaaaaAGACcttagcgaactcggcgcctTCGACTGGACAGagaagcatggcggtctttggtgtcagaggccaagatccacttcgggtcgatCGCAGCAGCAGTATGTAAGTACACTTAATAATCTGAAGACCGCCTTGAGTAAGTTGTGTAATTTTCATCCTGTTCGACTTGTCATCTCTATAGATTATTTGCTTTTAGAAGTATAGGAATAATAAGTAAATCAAACAGTAAGAACTATTTGTTTAAGGATATGTATATTTTCATAAAGCTACCTTAGGGTACACTAAGACTGACTTATTCCATCATAAGTGTTTTATACATTATGCTATCTGAACATCACATCTCAAATCTGCGGCGatacagacattatcttaacTGAATATATTTTCCTGCCCGCCATACTTGTTATCATGTAGCCGAATacagtcatttttagggttccgtacccaaagggtaaaaacgggaccctattactaatactccactgtctgtgtgtctgtaaccaggctgtatctcatgaaccgtgatatttatttctgttgccgctataacaacaaatactaaaaacttaatttgtacggaaccctccgtgggcgagtccgactcgcacttttcc
This DNA window, taken from Cydia strobilella chromosome 21, ilCydStro3.1, whole genome shotgun sequence, encodes the following:
- the LOC134750820 gene encoding zinc finger protein 182-like; the protein is MTYNIATAVMDVMDACRCCLRCPPDKDLTTPYIHLDRTEIYADMIKECFNIHLVVGGAGSCGICSACVGRLRDASDFKLQVQSSQLLLQETLLVKEEPAVKGELADDADEDPGSDVLYEVPVKLELGMLGEDGTGGVLDEDPLIKSEACDAPSDPSAAVMAEPAPTSACKPTHSGEKLYACEDCGKHFRNKYTLRKHIQHTHLSSGPEHQRHNSKKLYKCSHCDYNSIRKSNLLAHERRHTGDKPYTCSYCDFKCSHKSTIRKHLMTHTNEPKKFKCIDCNYECSQKGHLIRHQMIHTGEKPFSCSHCDFKCSDKSSLKKHQMIHTGAKPFKCSDCGYECRQKSNLHRHQLKHVEKPLM